Proteins from a genomic interval of Bradyrhizobium sp. G127:
- a CDS encoding glutamine--tRNA ligase/YqeY domain fusion protein, producing MNDESVSDAGGDFIRDIVTADLASGKHKSVVTRFPPEPNGYLHLGHAKSICLNFGIAEEFGGHCSLRFDDTNPTKEEQEYIDAIERDVRWLGYDWGSHLHFASDYFEQLYVWAQHLIRAGKAYIDDQTQEEIRLTRGTLTEPGQNSPFRERSVDENLDLFTRMRAGEYPNGARVLRAKIDMTSGNINLRDPVLYRILHAHHPRTGDKWCIYPSYDFAHGQSDAIEHVTHSICTLEFADHRPLYDWCIENLPVPSRPRQYEFARLNVTHTLLSKRVLTELVRGGHVSGWDDPRMPTLAGLQRRGVPAEALREFVKRIGVAKSNSTVDIGMFDFVVRETLNKTAPRRMAVLRPLKVVIENYPEGQIEQLDAVNHPEMPSLGTRQIPFGRELYIEHDDFMENPPKKFFRLAPGREVRLRYGYFITCRDVIKSAAGDVVELRCTYDPETRGGNAPDGRKVKGTIHWVSAAHGVPAEVRIYNLLFTAPQPDATNFAEQVNPASLEVVNAIVEPALTGADEAGAMQFERQGYFCRDRDSTPGKLVFNRTVGLRDTWAKVASEG from the coding sequence ATGAACGACGAATCGGTATCGGATGCAGGCGGCGATTTCATCCGCGATATTGTCACCGCGGATCTAGCGTCCGGAAAGCACAAGAGCGTGGTGACGCGCTTTCCGCCGGAGCCTAACGGATACCTGCATCTTGGCCACGCCAAGTCGATCTGCCTGAACTTCGGCATTGCTGAGGAATTCGGCGGGCATTGCAGTCTGCGTTTCGACGACACAAATCCGACCAAGGAAGAACAGGAATATATCGACGCCATCGAGCGCGATGTGCGCTGGCTCGGTTATGACTGGGGATCGCATCTTCACTTCGCCTCGGATTATTTCGAGCAGCTTTACGTCTGGGCGCAGCATCTGATCCGGGCCGGCAAGGCCTATATCGATGACCAGACGCAGGAGGAAATTCGCCTCACGCGCGGCACGTTGACCGAGCCGGGACAGAACAGCCCGTTCCGCGAACGTAGCGTCGATGAAAATCTCGACCTGTTCACGCGGATGCGCGCGGGCGAGTATCCGAACGGCGCGCGCGTGCTGCGCGCCAAGATCGACATGACCTCGGGCAACATCAACCTGCGCGATCCGGTGCTCTACCGTATTCTCCATGCGCACCATCCGCGCACCGGCGACAAGTGGTGCATTTATCCGAGCTACGATTTCGCGCACGGCCAATCCGACGCCATCGAGCACGTCACCCACTCGATCTGTACGCTGGAATTCGCCGATCACCGCCCGCTCTACGACTGGTGCATCGAGAACCTGCCGGTGCCGTCGCGGCCCCGCCAGTATGAATTCGCGCGGCTCAACGTCACCCACACGCTGCTCTCCAAACGCGTGCTCACCGAACTGGTGCGCGGCGGTCACGTCTCCGGCTGGGACGATCCGCGCATGCCGACGCTTGCGGGCTTGCAGCGGCGCGGCGTGCCGGCCGAAGCGCTGCGCGAATTCGTCAAGCGGATCGGCGTCGCAAAGTCGAACAGCACCGTGGATATCGGCATGTTCGATTTCGTGGTCCGCGAGACGCTGAACAAGACCGCGCCGCGCCGCATGGCGGTGCTGCGTCCGCTCAAGGTGGTGATCGAGAATTATCCCGAAGGACAGATCGAGCAGCTCGACGCCGTCAACCATCCCGAAATGCCGTCGCTCGGCACGCGGCAGATTCCATTTGGCCGCGAGCTCTACATCGAGCACGACGATTTCATGGAAAATCCGCCGAAGAAGTTCTTCCGTCTTGCACCGGGCAGGGAAGTGCGGCTGCGCTACGGCTATTTCATCACCTGCCGCGACGTCATCAAGAGCGCAGCGGGCGACGTGGTCGAACTGCGTTGCACCTACGATCCCGAAACGCGGGGCGGCAACGCGCCCGATGGCCGCAAGGTTAAGGGCACGATCCACTGGGTCAGCGCCGCGCACGGCGTGCCGGCGGAAGTGAGGATCTACAATCTGCTGTTCACGGCGCCGCAGCCCGATGCCACCAATTTCGCGGAGCAGGTCAATCCGGCATCGCTCGAAGTGGTCAATGCCATCGTCGAGCCTGCGCTGACCGGCGCGGATGAAGCTGGCGCGATGCAGTTCGAGCGGCAGGGGTACTTCTGCCGCGACAGGGACTCCACGCCGGGCAAGCTGGTGTTCAACCGCACCGTTGGCCTGCGCGATACGTGGGCCAAGGTCGCGTCAGAAGGCTGA